Sequence from the Pedobacter sp. D749 genome:
CAGAATATTAATACGATTTGTAGTTGTCGTTGTGATGCTCTCGGGCTGTAAAAAGTTTACCGACCCCGCTCCACAAAATAACGGAGATTTTGAGAACATCTATACAGAACCCGCACTTGCCCATGGGCTATTGCTAAATGGTTACACAAGGCTTCCATCAAATGGCTGGTCTTTTAATGATGTAGCTACCGATGATGCGGTAAGTAATGATATCAATAATAATTTTAGAAAAATTGCCACCGGACAATGGTCGGCTGCAGTTAATCCATTAGATCAATGGACAAATGCAAGAGCTGGCATTCAGTACATTAACTTGTTTTTAGCAGAAACAGACAAGGTGCTTTGGGATTCTAAAGACCCCGTGTTAAGTAGAATGTTTAACGACAGGCAAAAAGGCGAAGCATATGCCTTGAGAGCTTACCTGATGTCGTATATGCTACAGGCACACGCCGGAAAAGTAGGCGGAAATTTATATGGTTTCCCAATTGTACTCGAGCCTGAAACTCCGGCTTCTGATTTTAACAAACCAAGGGCTACATTTGATGCCTGTATGAAACAGATTTATGGCGATTTGGACAAGGCAGAACAATTACTTCCTTTAGATTATGCTGATATCAATAGTACGAGCCAGATCCCGACAAAATATGCAGGAGTTAATGTAGAGACCTATAACCGTGTTTTCGGTAAGTTTTTTAACCAACGCATGACGGGTCGTATTTCTAAAGCCATTCGTGCCCGGGTAGCACTAATGGGCGCAAGTCCGGCTTTCAGCACTGGTAATTCTACCACATGGGCCGATGCCGCCACCTACGCAGCACATGTACTTACACTGAATAACTGGTTAGCTAATTTAGATCCTAATGGTGTTACCTGGTACGATAACAAGGCAGAAATTGATGCATTGGCTTCAGGGGCTAGTCCAAGGGAAGTACTTTGGCGTACAAATGTTGGATCAAATAGTGATTTAGAGGCTGCCAATTATCCACCAACCTTATCAGGGCAGGGACGCATAAATCCAACTCAGAATCTGGTTAATGCTTTCCCGATGCAAAATGGTTATCCGATTGCCAATATGCCACAGAGCGGATATAACCCTGCTGCTCCGTTTACAGGTAGAGACCCGCGTTTAGCAAAATTTATTGTGTACAACGGAAATACAATCGGGCCAACAAATAAAGTCATTAATACCACAACAGATGTGGCAACCAATGATGATGGACTGAATAGAAAAGAAGTTTCTACACGGACTGGTTATTACATGAAAAAACTGTTGAGGCAAGATGTCAGCCGTACACCAACTGTAAATAACCAGAAGCACTACAGGCCACATATCCGTTATACCGAAATGTTCCTGATCTATGCAGAGGCCGCAAATGAGGCATGGGGACCAACGGCAAATGGTGGCAATCCTTATTCTGCTTACGATATTATTAAAGCTATTCGTGCCAGGGCTGGCGTTGGAACTGCAAACGGTGATGCTTACCTGGAATCGATTAAAGCAGACAAAGATGCCATGCGAACATTGATTAGGAACGAACGTAGGTTAGAACTGGCTTTTGAAGGGTTTCGTTTTTGGGATCTTCGCAGATGGAATGCAACATTAACCGAACCGGTTAAAGGGGTTAGTATCTCGCAAGGTACCTATCAGGAAATTAATGTAGAAGCAAGAAACTATCAGGAGTATATGAGATTTGGACCAATTCCTTACAGTGAAACGCTAAAGTATAATGCTTTGCAACAAAACACGGGATGGTAATATTCAATCGCTATAAAAAAATAACATCATGAAAAATAAAATATATATTTTACTTGCGCTCGTTTTAGCACTTAGCGCTTGCAAAAACGAAGAATGGGCATTTCCGGATAACGACGTACAATCTGTATATTTTGCCTACCAGGGGCCAATTCGGACTATTACCATGGGAGAAGATATTTTTGATACTTCACTTGATAACCAACATAGATTTCAGATTATGGGCACGGTTGGTGGAGTATATTCAAATAAAGAAGACATTACCATTGGCATCAGTGTGGATAATGCGCTAACTCAGGGATTGTCTTTTCCATCGCCGTATAGCGGTACTGTAAGGCCAATGCCTGCAAACTATTATACACTTGCGGCTAACAAAATTGTCATCCCGAAAGGAAGTTTGGTTGGTGGAGTAGACGTGCAGTTAACCGATGCTTTTTTCGCAGACCCATTGGCTGTTAATACCACTTATGTAATCCCTTTAACAATGACCAGTGCCGATCAAAACAAAACAATCTTGCCTGAGAAAAAATATACATTGTATGCCGTAAAGTATATCAATACATGGCAGGGTTTCTATCTTCGGAGAGGAAAGGATGTGATTACGGGAAAAAACGGCAATACGTCACTTAATCAATCTGTAGTTCGCCACATGAAGTATGTGGAGAGTGATGAAATCAACAAATTAAACACACGTTCACTAACCCAGGCGGAGTTTCCTGTTACTTTTAAGGTAGCGGGAGGAGCCAGCATCAGCAGGACCTTACTGCTTACTTTCGATAATGCGGGCAATTGTGCAATTTCGGCTGGCGACGCTAGTTTTACAGCAAGTGGCAGCGGGAAATTTGTTAAACGCGGAGAGAAAAATAGCTGGGGCAACCAGGATCGCGATGCGCTTTATCTTAACTATCAGATCGATCTGAATGATAGAACGGTGAACAGCCTGGATACCTTGGTTATGCGCGATCGTGGTGTGAAGGCCGAAACATTTACACCGGTCAAATAATTAATATTTAATCAAACAATTGAGAAAATGAAACGATTATACAAAATAGCATTTTGTCTGGCGGGGATAATATTGCTTGCTTCCTGCCACAAATATGAAGCACTCGATTTCCAGGTGGCTAAACCGACAAGCTTTGCGACCCAGGAGACGATCGATGCCTATCAGCCATTAAAAACCTATATTGATAGAACGGCAAATCCTAAATTTAAATTAGGCGCCGGAACCGGCCTGCAATCCTACCTCTCTAAAGGTGTGATTTATAGATTGACCAATAGTAATTTTGATGAAATTACACTAGGTTACGAAATGAAACATGGTGCCGTTGTACAGGCCGACGGAAGTTTGGCCTTAACTAATGTGAAAAACCTGCTGGAGACAGCATCTAAAGCAGGTATTACCGTTTTTGGCCATACACTTGCCTGGCACGCCAATCAAAATGCTACTTACCTAAAAGGACTGATTGCCCCGGTGGTAACTGCATCAAGTAGTGGTCCTACCTGGGACCTGGTCATTGGAGCCGATTTTGAAACTGACAACGCTTCAGTTTATCAATCCAATACCAATGCCGTAGCCTCTTTTACTGCGACTGGCGGAGGCTTTAACGGTACAGGACGGGCTTTGAAAATTAGTAACTCGGCAGTGCGGGCCAATGATTATGATGCACAATTATTTCTTAAGTTTCCGGCGGTAGCAGTAGGAGAGAAATATGAGCTGAAAATGAATGTACGCTCTGATGTAGCGGCATCTTACCCTACACAGGCTCACACTACGCCCGGTGCCTACAAATTCTATGATTTTTTTGGCGCAATTTCTTCAACACCTATCTGGACAACCTATACCAAAGAAATTACCGTTACCACAGATATTGCAGCAAGTGGTGCTTTGGCTTTTAATCTGGGTAAAACCGCGACAAATTTTTATTTTGATAATATCACGCTTAAAAAATACAATGCCCTTGGCGGCACTACAATTGTAGAAAAAACTGCCGAGCAGAAAAAGGCCATTTTAACCACCGCATTAGAGACCTGGATTAAAGGGATAGTTACCGCTTCAAAAGATTATGTTAAAGCCTGGGATGTGGTAAACGAGCCGATGGATGATACAAAGCCAACTGAGCTTAAAACTGCTGCAGGTAGGGCTTCCATTGCGGCTGATGAATTCTTTTGGCAAGATTACCTGGGTAAGGATTATGCGCTAAAGGCATTTCAATTGGCCAGGCAGTATGGTAACGCAAATGATATCCATTTTATAAATGATTATAATCTCGAATACAGCATCGAAAAATGCAAAGGATTACTTGATTACATAAAATATTTAGAAGGCAAAGGCGCAAAAATAGATGGTATTGGTACACAAATGCACATTGTAGCTACTTCCGATAAAGCTAAGATTGAAGAAATGTTCAAATTATTGGCCGCAACAGGCAAACTGATCAAAATATCAGAATTAGATATGGGTTTTACAGGAAATGTAAAAACGGCACAGGCAACGGCCGAGCAATATGCCGCTCAATCAGAGATGTATAAATATGTAATCAAGAAATATTTTGAGCTTATTCCAGCCGCTCAGCGATATGGAATTACCATCTGGTCGCCTCAGGATAGTCCAGCCAGCTCAAGTTGGAGAGCAGGGGAGCCAATTGGCTTGTGGACAGAAGGCTTTGTACGGAAACCGGCCTATGCAGGCACAGCTGAAGGCTTAAAGAATAAATAAAAAATTACGCTCTTAAAGCCAGAAACTTCGTTTAACGTTGTTTCTGGCTTTT
This genomic interval carries:
- a CDS encoding RagB/SusD family nutrient uptake outer membrane protein, producing MNRILIRFVVVVVMLSGCKKFTDPAPQNNGDFENIYTEPALAHGLLLNGYTRLPSNGWSFNDVATDDAVSNDINNNFRKIATGQWSAAVNPLDQWTNARAGIQYINLFLAETDKVLWDSKDPVLSRMFNDRQKGEAYALRAYLMSYMLQAHAGKVGGNLYGFPIVLEPETPASDFNKPRATFDACMKQIYGDLDKAEQLLPLDYADINSTSQIPTKYAGVNVETYNRVFGKFFNQRMTGRISKAIRARVALMGASPAFSTGNSTTWADAATYAAHVLTLNNWLANLDPNGVTWYDNKAEIDALASGASPREVLWRTNVGSNSDLEAANYPPTLSGQGRINPTQNLVNAFPMQNGYPIANMPQSGYNPAAPFTGRDPRLAKFIVYNGNTIGPTNKVINTTTDVATNDDGLNRKEVSTRTGYYMKKLLRQDVSRTPTVNNQKHYRPHIRYTEMFLIYAEAANEAWGPTANGGNPYSAYDIIKAIRARAGVGTANGDAYLESIKADKDAMRTLIRNERRLELAFEGFRFWDLRRWNATLTEPVKGVSISQGTYQEINVEARNYQEYMRFGPIPYSETLKYNALQQNTGW
- a CDS encoding DUF5627 domain-containing protein — encoded protein: MKNKIYILLALVLALSACKNEEWAFPDNDVQSVYFAYQGPIRTITMGEDIFDTSLDNQHRFQIMGTVGGVYSNKEDITIGISVDNALTQGLSFPSPYSGTVRPMPANYYTLAANKIVIPKGSLVGGVDVQLTDAFFADPLAVNTTYVIPLTMTSADQNKTILPEKKYTLYAVKYINTWQGFYLRRGKDVITGKNGNTSLNQSVVRHMKYVESDEINKLNTRSLTQAEFPVTFKVAGGASISRTLLLTFDNAGNCAISAGDASFTASGSGKFVKRGEKNSWGNQDRDALYLNYQIDLNDRTVNSLDTLVMRDRGVKAETFTPVK
- a CDS encoding endo-1,4-beta-xylanase; its protein translation is MKRLYKIAFCLAGIILLASCHKYEALDFQVAKPTSFATQETIDAYQPLKTYIDRTANPKFKLGAGTGLQSYLSKGVIYRLTNSNFDEITLGYEMKHGAVVQADGSLALTNVKNLLETASKAGITVFGHTLAWHANQNATYLKGLIAPVVTASSSGPTWDLVIGADFETDNASVYQSNTNAVASFTATGGGFNGTGRALKISNSAVRANDYDAQLFLKFPAVAVGEKYELKMNVRSDVAASYPTQAHTTPGAYKFYDFFGAISSTPIWTTYTKEITVTTDIAASGALAFNLGKTATNFYFDNITLKKYNALGGTTIVEKTAEQKKAILTTALETWIKGIVTASKDYVKAWDVVNEPMDDTKPTELKTAAGRASIAADEFFWQDYLGKDYALKAFQLARQYGNANDIHFINDYNLEYSIEKCKGLLDYIKYLEGKGAKIDGIGTQMHIVATSDKAKIEEMFKLLAATGKLIKISELDMGFTGNVKTAQATAEQYAAQSEMYKYVIKKYFELIPAAQRYGITIWSPQDSPASSSWRAGEPIGLWTEGFVRKPAYAGTAEGLKNK